The genomic stretch AACTCATCTCAGGTTCACCATCCTTAGGATGCCTTTGAATATATGTACCATCAGACTTCAAATCCCATGTTTGGCGATTGTCTGCTAACACAATTTCAAGGATCTGCTTCAGTTCTTTAACTAGGGATAATTCTTCTACTGGTGTAACTACCTCCACACGAGCATCTAGATTACGCGGCATCCAATCAGCACTGCCAATATATACCTGTTCATCACCACCATTACTGAAATAGAAGATACGTGAATGTTCGAGAAAGCGTCCAATCACACTAATGACCCTGATGCGATCGCTTAAGCCCTTCACCTTAGGACGCAGGCAGCACATACCGCGAATAATTAAATCTACATTCACGCCCACCTGTGAAGCTTCATACAACGCTGAGATGATCTCAGGGTCAACCAGTGAATTCATCTTCGCAATGATATAGGAAGGATATCCCTGCTTTTGATGTTCGATTTCCCGATAGATCAGATGCAAAAACTTTTCACGCATATTCACGGGGGCAACTAATAGCTTGCGATATTCGCGTTGGCGGGAATATCCAGTGAGATAGTTAAATAAATCCGTCAAATCTGCTCCCAAATCATCACAACAGCTAAATATTCCGAGATCGCTATAAAATCTGGCAGTTTTGGGATTGTAATTACCCGTACCAATATGCACATAGCGCACTAAGCGATCGCCTTCTTGTCGCACAACCAAAGCCGTCTTGGTATGGGTTTTCAGATTCTTTAGTCCATAGACCACATGCACACCCGCATTTTCTAGTTTTCTTGCCCAGAGAATATTGTTCGCTTCATCAAATCTCGCCTTAAGTTCTACCAATACCGCAACCTGCTTACCATTCTCCGCCGCCCGAATCAATGCATGGACAATTGGCGAATCGCCAGAGGTACGATACAAAGTCTGTTTGATCGCTAATACCTGAGGATCATTAGCTGCCTCCTCAATAAAGCGCTGTACCGTTGTTGTAAAAGACTGATAGGGATGATGTACTAAAAAGTCACCTTCACGAATGATGTCAAAAATATTTTTATGCTCATCTGATTCCTTTAGTCGGGGATGGGTTACAGATTTCCAAGGCTGATCCTGATATTTAGGCAGTGGCAAAAAAGAGATCGCCATTAGATCGCCCAAACCAATTAGCCCCGGAATGTCATAAACATCTGCCTCCGTAATTCCCAATTGATCAATCAATTCTTGGCGAATAGCAAGAGGTACATCGTTGGCAATTTCCATTCGTACAACTGAGCCAAATTTTTGCTTACGGAGTTCCTCTTGCAAAGCCGAAATTAAATCATCTGCTTCTTCCTCCTCAATATCCAGTTCTGCATCACGGGTAATCCGAAATGGATAGTAACTGAGGATCTCCATCCCCGGAAATAATGAGTCAAGGTTATGGGCAATCACCTGCTCTAAAGGTACAAACGTATGATCCTTAGTTTCAGGAATTCGTACAAATCTTGGCAATACATTAGGAACTTTCACCCTTGCAAAGTTTTCTTCCCCCGTTTCGCGATCGCGTACTAGCACCACTAAATTGAGACTGAGATTGGAGATATAGGGGAAGGGATGGGCAGGATCAACCGCTAATGGTGTAAGTACTGGAAATAGCTTTTCCCGAAAATAGGTGGTGAGATAGTGTTGATGCTTCTTATCAATATTTTTATAATCCAGAAGTTTCACACCATGTTTGTGTAGTTCTGGACGCAATGTATTCTCAAAAAACTCATGCTGCATCGTTACCAATGGTACTAGCGCATCACGAATCGCTAGCAACTGTTTGTCGGGTTTCAATCCATCATCGGTAATAATATCGAGCTGTTCTGCAAATTTCTTCTTGACTCCTGCGACTCTAACCATAAAAAATTCATCAAGGTTAGTGCTAAAAATGGCGCAGAACTTAGCTCTTTCTAGCAATGGGGTACGTGAGTCAACCCCTTCATGTAAAACTCTCTTATTAAAGGCGATCCAACTTAATTCACGGTTGAAAAAATATAGCGATCGATCAATTGTCTTTTCAGGTCTTTTGTTAATTGGTTGATTAATTGATTGCTCTAGTTCTAATAGAACTTTATTTGCCTCTCCAACACTCTCTAGATGCGGCAATACCTCTACTGGCAAATCAACGGGTATTTCCACATCAGCTTCTAAATTTTTCTTAGATAAATCTCTTTTAGGCTTAGTCATAGCAACAAGTGTTTATTTTCTAATAACTAGATTACAGATATATCGAATGTTACTGTGTGAGGATAAACACTTACCTAAAGTCAGGAAGAAAAGGCTTACAAAATAAATTCTTACTTCATATAACAATCCTAAACGGTTTATGGAAGTGCACCCTGACTGAGGGAGGACACTTCCACAAACCCAAAAATCTACAAATGATTGAGGACTGCTATATTAACACTTAATCTCAGCGCTCTGCGATTGAATACAGAAGCAGGTATTTTGCAGTAGGACAAAGCCACACCATAAAAAATCGGTTCTTTTTCTACTGTATGTCTCTAAAGTAACAACAATAAGCAAGTAGTCAACCATAAGTAAACTTAAAACCCATATTTCTGTACCGCCTGCGTAGCGGGCGGTACAGAAATATGGGTTTCGCTTATAACTATGCCGAGCTACTTAATATTAGCTTTGGTTAAGCTTACAAATTCCTTAAAGCCCTAGATCAAAACTCTTGAATAGCAAGAGTTTTGATCTAGGGCTTTAAGAGAGGTTTTGTGTAACAAAACCTTTCCTAAAAATTGTTTCAAGTTATGCCGAACTCGCGTTAAGTCTTATTTACTTAACAAAGATTCAATGTCTTGACGTAACCCAGCATCCTCAGGAGCAACGCTAGAAGGATAATACTTCACGACTTTACCTTCTTTATCGACAAGAAACTTATTGAAGTTCCATTGCACCTGACTACCCGTGGTTTCGGTTAAGTATTTATACGCATCGGTCATGTCAGCGCCTTTCACCTTCACTTTGCTAAACATATCAAAGGTGACATCGTAGGTGAGAGAGCAGAAGCTCTTGATTTCTGATTCAGTACCAGGTTCTTGTGCGCCAAAGTCATTGCTAGGAAATCCCAAAATCTCAAAACCTTGATCTTTGTATTCACGATAAAGAGATTCTAGACCCTTGTATTGCTTGGTATAGCCACATTTAGAAGCAACGTTAACTACTAGAGCAACCTTGCCTTTGTATTTGGCGAGATCAACTGGTTGACCATCAATGTTAGTAATCTTGAAATCGTAAAGTGTAGACATATTTTAAGGTTTTTAGTTTTTTTTTGAGGATAGGGTCTGAGTGTTTAAGTCTTAAGTATAAATGCTCAGATCGATTGGTGGTTGCTATAGTTGAAAAGATCCATTTAGCATTTTGCGGCGATTTGAATGGCAAGTGTAATTATCCTGATTGGCGTACCTGCAAGTGGCAAGTCTAGCCTCGCTGAGCAGATGTTGCGTACTTCTAATCAGACTGCTAGTCAAAATAGTAGTAGCCTCACCTATGGACAAACTCAACTCATCAGTCCCGATCGCATTCGTGCTTCACTTTATGGATCAGCCGATATACAGGGAGATTGGACAGAAATTTGGACAGAGGTACAACAGTCATTTGCAAATGCTGCCAAATCGCAACAATCTGTAATATATGATGCCACAAACTATAAGCGAGAATATCGCAAAAATGTTATTTCCCTCGCCAAAGAGCATGGATTTAAACCAATTACAGGACTTTGGTTAAATGTCCCTCTCTGGATTTGTTTATCACGTAACGATAATCGCGATCGCCAAGTCCCTGACGATATCATCATTGAAATGCATCGCACTCTCTCCTATAGCCCACCAAGCCTCAGCGAAGGTTTTGACCGCATCCTCTTTCGTGATGAAAAATCAGACAATGAGTGGATTGATTAAAATAGTTTTTTATTTCCCCGCCAAAGGCGGGGAAATAAAAAACTATGTAATGTAAGTCTAATATTGTGCTTTTCAAGACATAAAAAATAATTTGTCTTTGTCTATTTCTCGTTTTGTGCTAGCTTAAATAGACGCAATCTCTAAGGGGTATAATAGGTTAAAATGGCTAAGCGCCGCAATCAGAAAAAAGAAAAAGCTCTTCGCAACCAAGCGTATGCGCGTAAGTTTCGCAAGCGCACCCCTATGGGTCGCTTTGGACGTAGAAGACCAATGGGCAGCTATAACGATCCTGAAGATTCTGAATCCAATGGAGCTGCTGATACAGGTGCAGCCGATACTGGCGCTGCCGACACTGGCGCTGGAATTGGTAAGTTCTAGACTGTGAATTCTGGTGATCACTTCCCAGTATTCTATAGATCATGACCACAAGTTTCGCCCTTGCATTACATACGACAACGACAAAATTAGAGCTTGCGATCGCTGAAATTAATCAAAATTCAGATCGCAATTCTCAAATTTATACCATCCACAAACAACAGTCATGGGAACTAGGCAGAGAATTATCTGTACAATTACATGGCTGTTTAAATATGTTTGTGGGTGATATCCCATGGAGTGATTTTGCTTTTTTAGCGATCGCCACTGGCATTGGCAGTTTCACTGGCACAAGGATTGGCATTGTCGTGGCAAGAACCCTCGGCGAACAGCTAAATATCCCTGTGTATGGCATTAATTGCGAGGAAATTATTGCCCGATCGCAGCAGTTTCAACCAAACCTATCTTTAGGTGAAAGTTTACTTGCGATCGCCTATGACCAATGGCAGGACGGAATTTATCCATCTTGGCAAAATGCTTTGCCACTTTATGAAGCCTAATTTCCAAGATGGCTTCGTCCCAACACAAAAAGAGAGTCGCGTTGTAACACGACTCTCTTTTTGTGTTCTATACAATAAATCAACAGAAGCGGCACTTCGTGCCGCTTCTGTTGATTTAAGTTTTATGACCTAACGCAAGTTCGGGATAATTTGTAATGGACTTTGAGAGAGGGTTTGCCCTCTCTCAAAGCCCAAAAGTAAAAGCCTTGCTACGCAAGGCTTTTACTTTTGGGCTTTTAAAATTTGCTAGCTTAACCCGAACTGACGTGACCTAAGCAAAACTTTCACTGTTATAGAGAACCTTCTATTTTTAAGGCGGTTAGTACACTTACGTTTTGGTATTTCAAAGTGCTAAAATTACGATGCTGAAAGTATATATAAAGTTGAATTTTCTCAACTAACGATCGCTCGTTACAATTGCAGGGAATCCTTTTATTACCTAGGCAAATACATCTAGGACGGTAGTTATTCCAGCTTGACCTATGCTTCAAGACGCGATCGCCATTCGTCATTATCAAAAAATTACTGACTCACTCGTTGAAATGTCCGAACGAGGCTATCGTTCGACGGACGAAATGAGACTCTTTTTAGACGGTTACTTATCGGCTCTGCGCGTTACTAATGCGGTAGAAGTTCATAATATTCATCGTCTCGAAGAGGAAGTAATCCGCTTTCTATATGATTCCTCTAATTTTGAATCTCCCTACGAGTTTGAGATGGAGGTAGAACGGGGTGAAAGGTAAACACTATGTCGGATACCCGCGGTAAGAGGGGTTTGAAAACGATCTTGCTTAACCACTTGTAATTCTTGTTCTTGACAAAACAAGTCAATTTGCTCGCTCTCTTCGGGTAGCCATTGACCTCGATAGAGAATTGCTGTGCCACTCCTTTTAAGGAATGGCAGACAATAACTAGCGCAAATATCTGGCTTGCCCACAGCGCGGACAACCGCTAAGTCATATTTCTTGCTATAGCCAGAGGTTTGGTTAAGCTCTTCAACACGACCTGCTAGAGAGATCGCATTAGATAATTGCAAATCTTGAATGGTTTGCTGCACAAAGGCAACCTTTTTTTGTTTGCTATCGACTAGGGTGACTTGCCATGAAGGCTTAGCGATCGCGATCGGTAGTCCGGGGAATCCTGCACCCGTGCCAATATCAATTAGTTTTATATTTTCGCGATCCCAATAGGCAAGAACGCCACGCAATGAGTCCCATAGATGCTTTTCCCAAAAATCATCGGGGGCAATGATTCGCGTCAGGTTTTGCTTACTATTCCCCTCCAGAACTAGTTCATAAAGCTTTTCAAATTGGGCAAGCTGCTCTGGATTGGGCAACCAGTTGAGGGTAGATTGCCATTGTTCAAACAAGTGGGAAAAGTGGGGCATAAAAAACATCAAGTAGAAACGGCGCAAAGCGCGATCTCTACTTTACTAGCGATTTGACAGATTTAGAAGAAACGTCCTTCAGGAAAAGCAAGAAGCGATTTTTTGTAGCGAGGCTAAGCCTCGCTACAAAAAATTTGGTTACTTATTTCAATCGCAGAATCCTAATACCACAATTAAAAATGGCGCAGCCATTTTGGTAGTGCTAAATAGGAAAGGATGGACAGAGCTTCGCGCCGCCCATCCTTTCCTATTTAGGACTAACGCCATTTTTAGTTTTGAAAAATCTTGCTGGGTTTGTTTTTTACTTCACAAAAGTGCTGTCACCCTTTCGTGAATTGGTATAAGTCCATAGATGTTTGTCGAATTTTGACATTAGAGGATAAGATCAAACAAACATTAAGATTCATGTAGCATTACTAAGCAATTTATGTTTGGATAGGCGTATAAAGCGCTTTCACTCAGCATCTTCATGCTACCGATATAACAAAAAGATATAAAAGGTAAAATTTAAATGGCAGAACCAACTAAAACCCGCACCGCATTTACTAAAGACGAGCGTGGAATTTTAAATAATTGGGCGATCGAACCCAAGATGTATTTTGATGACAAAGTCGATAAGAAAGCTGAGGAAAAAGGCAAGGAGCAAGGTGAAGCTACAAAATATGCTGAACTCCTAAAGGGACGCTTGCCAATGATTGGGATTACCTTGCTCGTTTTGGTAATGATTGGGGCTACTTTACTCGCCATTGCCTAGGTTGCTACTGGTAAAGAATTTTTACAAATTATCGGTTTCTAAAAATGGGGGCAAAGCCAAGCTTTGCTCCTAGAATTATAGTTTTATGACAGTTCCCCAAGACCCAATCCAGTTTTTAACATTAGCCGAAGCCCATGCGATCGACGGAGCGCTTCTGTCAACGATGGAAAAATTTATGACCCGCATCACAATTTCTTCGATGCGGATCATCACCAAAATTGCTCAAGAGCTTAGTGTTCATGCAGAAACTCTTTCAGCACAACAAATTGTGCAATGGATTGAGCATGATTCGCAGATTCGGAAAGAGCAAGGTGAAGATGCTGCCTTTCTCAAATGGTCTTCCCCCCATCCTGATCTAGATTTTGAAGATACTAGACAGGATGAAGTGACCCCAGCCAAGCTTTCCAGCCATGAGAAATTTTTAACTCGTATGGTGATTTCGGCAATGCAAGCATTAACTGCGATCGCTAAAGACTACAGTGTTCATCTCGAAGATTTGACCGCAGAGCAAGTAATTACTTGGGTAGAGCGTGATGCTAAAGTCAAGCGTGAACAGGGTATCGAGGCATCATTTCTATCTTGGTAAATCTCTTGTAAATTCTTTAGTGTCTAGCAAAACTCAGAAGATTAAACAAATTATTGACGGATATTTGCCAGCCTTTTAAGACTTCTGGCACAGGCAAAAGATCTTCACCTCGGTGACTATTAAAGCGATCGCCTTGAAAGCTAAGTACGGTTCTTTCTTGAGGGGCAATAAGCCAGCCTAGTTTTGTACCATTTTGTTTTGTGCCATGTTTAAGAGCAAAGCTGATTTTATCGATGACATCAATCGGTGACTGATCAGGCGACAGAATTTCAATGAGCCAGTCTGGTGGGATTTCAATTCTATTAACAATTTCACCATTAGCATCAAGGGGAATATGCTCCCACTCAAATACAGCGATATCAGGAACAATGGATCTTCCTGCAAAGGTGCAGCGCAGTTCAGGAAAGGCAAAAACGATTTGCTCAGGTTCACCACGTTGATTAATCGTAGCAACTAGTTTTCCCTGCAATGTGCTGTGTTGTCCCTGCGGCATTGGTTTCTGAGTAATATTTCCTTTGATATATTCACTAGCTGGCTCAGTTTCAGGAAGCACTAAAAAATCTTCCAGTGAAATAAGACTAGGTTGTGATGGTTTTGGTTGAGTAGTAGCTAGCATAAAAATATTCCTAAAATTAACTACTAATTAACGCCAAGTCGCTAGGATGCATCTTTTCATATTTCTCAAAGGGCTGATGAATCCAAGGATTGTCGGATAAAAAGTCGATGTAATAATCGGGCTTAGCTATAGAACAAGCCTTGAACCAAAGCACCGCCGATCGCACTTCGGTAATTGCAAATTCTGGATGTTGCTTGAGCCATTCGAGAATTTGTGCCAACGTGACACCTGAATCCACCAAATCATCCACTAGCAAGATCCGCTTGCCGAGCGTATCCGTAGTCATGGTGATGCTATGGGCAATTTTTAAATCACCACGTTCTTGAAAATTTTTACCTCCATAGGAAGAAGTCGAGAGAATAGCTAAAGGTTTGTCAAAAATGCGCGACAGGATATCCCCAATGCGTAAGCCGCCCCTAGCCAGACAGAGAATTTGGTCAAACTCCCATTGCGAATGATAAATTTGAGCTGCCAGTCCTTCGATTTTGGCGTAATATTCGTCCCAAGAAACATATAGATCAGACATAGTGGCAGCTTTAACAAGTAAATTTCAAGCAAATATCCAAATTTTGCTGTGTGCTTATAGTATCAATTAGTACATTCAATTGGACTTGTCCAAAAGTAGGGACTAGACTAGAGGAAGAAAAAATGAGATAGGGAGACAAAAGCGTGGTAGCTGTTACTGAGATTCCATCTATTGGCAACATTTTAGAGAAGCCTATTGAGCGTCGCCTAACCGTGCAGGTTTCGGAAATTGCGGCTGACACTACTACCATTCGATCGCTAGATTGGGATCGCGATCGCTTTGATATTGAGTTTGGCTTGCAAAATGGGACAACTTATAACTCCTATATCATTCGTGGCGAAAAATTAGCCCTAGTCGATACATCACACGCTAAGTTTCGCGAACTATACCTTAAAACCCTCAAGGAACAAATAGATCCCTCTCAGATTGATTACCTAGTCATCAGTCATACAGAGCCAGATCATAGCGGACTAGTAAAGGAAATTTTAGAACTCGCACCCAATGTCACCGTAGTAGCGACAAAGGTTGCATTGCAATTTTTGGGTGAGTTGATTAACCGACCTTTTAAACAGCAAGTTGTCAAAAATGGCGATCAAGTAGATCTCGGTAAAGGGCACATTTTACAGTTTGTGAATGCGCCAAACTTGCATTGGCCCGACACGATGATGACCTTTGACCATGCCACCTCGATTTTATATACCTGCGATATTTTTGGAATGCACTATTGCAGTGAGGCAACCTACGACGAGGACTTGCAAAAGATTACGCCCGACTATCGCTTTTACTATGAATGCTTGATGGCTCCCAATGCGCGATCAGTCATCTCGGCAATGAAGCGGATGGATGAGTTGCCTCAGGCGGAAATCGTCGCTAATGGGCATGGTCCTCTGCTGCGCTACAACGTTAAGGAATTGACTGAAAACTATCGCCAATGGAGTCAAGCCCAAACCAAGGGCGAAACTAACGTTGTGGTTTGCTATGTGTCCGACTATGGCTATTGCGATCGCCTATCGCAAGCGATCGCCCGTGGGATCGCCAAAACAGGTGTCGCCGTGGAAATGGCGGATCTCAAGGCGATTGATTTGCAGGAATTGCGGGAACTAGTGGGTCATGCTTCGGGCTTAGTGGTATGCACACCGCCAGCATCCAATAGTCGAGTAGAAACGGCGATCGGCGCAATCTTGGCAGCAGCAACCGAAAAGCAAGTAATTGGGTTGTATGAGCCGCACGGGAATGAAGATTCCTCCATTGATTTGTTGAATAATAGATTTAAGGATCTAGGGGTAGTGACAGCTTTTCCTGCGATTCGCGTCCGAGAAAATCCCAATGAAGCGATATATCAGACCTGTGATGAGGCGGGAACTGACTTAGGGCAGTTGCTCACTCGTAAGCAAAATATCAAACAACTCAAGGCGATCGATGCTGATCTCGATAAAGCTTTGGGCCGTTTAGCGGGTGGTTTATATATTATTTCCGCCGCCAAGGGTGGTGCTCGGAGTGCGATGTTAGCCTCTTGGGTCGCGCAGGCAAGCTTCAAGCCCCTTGGATTTACCGTTGCGGTGGCAAAGGATCGGGCGATCGAGTCATTTATGCAAGTAGGCGATCGCTTTGTCTTGAATGTGCTCGAAGATGGCAACTATTCCAAACTGATGCAACATTTCCTCAAGCGATTTGCTCCTGGGGCAGATCGCTTCGAGGGTGTGAAAACGCAAATATCTAGCTCTGGCGCACCGATTCTCACAGAGGCTCTTGCCTTTATGGAATGTGAAGTAATGAGTCGGATGGAATGTGCTGATCACTGGATTATCTATGCGATCGCTGAAGAAGGTCGTGTTTCTAAACCCGATGCGCTTACCGCCGCCCACCATCGCAAAATTGGCAACCATTATTAAAAAGAAAGGGCGGTAAGCGCCCTTTCTTTTTATTGGCAATAAAGGGTAAAATATCTGTAAAAATAGCTACAATTTCACAACCAAACTCTCGTTTTTGGGAGTAAAATGTCAAGAATCTATGACATTTTACTCCCAATTTTTATTTGTTTTTGTTCATGTTGAATTTTCAAAAAGCGCGATCAAAGTGGCAAAGTTATTGGTTCAAACTCTTCGGTAGATGGCAATCCTGTCCCCTCACCTGTCCGATTGATCGCCCGCATCATAAACATGTTGTTTGGAGTTGGTTGGGAAGTTGTATTGCGATCGCCATGACTGCCTATCTCTCAACAGTCACGAACTCACCTTTGATCATGGCTCCCTTTGGCGCAACGAGTGTCCTAATTTTTGGTGTTCCTGAAAGTCCCTTAGCCCAACCGCGCAATGTTA from Pseudanabaena sp. Chao 1811 encodes the following:
- a CDS encoding Uma2 family endonuclease translates to MLATTQPKPSQPSLISLEDFLVLPETEPASEYIKGNITQKPMPQGQHSTLQGKLVATINQRGEPEQIVFAFPELRCTFAGRSIVPDIAVFEWEHIPLDANGEIVNRIEIPPDWLIEILSPDQSPIDVIDKISFALKHGTKQNGTKLGWLIAPQERTVLSFQGDRFNSHRGEDLLPVPEVLKGWQISVNNLFNLLSFARH
- a CDS encoding AAA family ATPase; protein product: MASVIILIGVPASGKSSLAEQMLRTSNQTASQNSSSLTYGQTQLISPDRIRASLYGSADIQGDWTEIWTEVQQSFANAAKSQQSVIYDATNYKREYRKNVISLAKEHGFKPITGLWLNVPLWICLSRNDNRDRQVPDDIIIEMHRTLSYSPPSLSEGFDRILFRDEKSDNEWID
- a CDS encoding phosphoribosyltransferase, producing MSDLYVSWDEYYAKIEGLAAQIYHSQWEFDQILCLARGGLRIGDILSRIFDKPLAILSTSSYGGKNFQERGDLKIAHSITMTTDTLGKRILLVDDLVDSGVTLAQILEWLKQHPEFAITEVRSAVLWFKACSIAKPDYYIDFLSDNPWIHQPFEKYEKMHPSDLALISS
- a CDS encoding chlorophyll A-B-binding protein; this translates as MAEPTKTRTAFTKDERGILNNWAIEPKMYFDDKVDKKAEEKGKEQGEATKYAELLKGRLPMIGITLLVLVMIGATLLAIA
- the tsaB gene encoding tRNA (adenosine(37)-N6)-threonylcarbamoyltransferase complex dimerization subunit type 1 TsaB, which gives rise to MTTSFALALHTTTTKLELAIAEINQNSDRNSQIYTIHKQQSWELGRELSVQLHGCLNMFVGDIPWSDFAFLAIATGIGSFTGTRIGIVVARTLGEQLNIPVYGINCEEIIARSQQFQPNLSLGESLLAIAYDQWQDGIYPSWQNALPLYEA
- a CDS encoding diflavin flavoprotein encodes the protein MVAVTEIPSIGNILEKPIERRLTVQVSEIAADTTTIRSLDWDRDRFDIEFGLQNGTTYNSYIIRGEKLALVDTSHAKFRELYLKTLKEQIDPSQIDYLVISHTEPDHSGLVKEILELAPNVTVVATKVALQFLGELINRPFKQQVVKNGDQVDLGKGHILQFVNAPNLHWPDTMMTFDHATSILYTCDIFGMHYCSEATYDEDLQKITPDYRFYYECLMAPNARSVISAMKRMDELPQAEIVANGHGPLLRYNVKELTENYRQWSQAQTKGETNVVVCYVSDYGYCDRLSQAIARGIAKTGVAVEMADLKAIDLQELRELVGHASGLVVCTPPASNSRVETAIGAILAAATEKQVIGLYEPHGNEDSSIDLLNNRFKDLGVVTAFPAIRVRENPNEAIYQTCDEAGTDLGQLLTRKQNIKQLKAIDADLDKALGRLAGGLYIISAAKGGARSAMLASWVAQASFKPLGFTVAVAKDRAIESFMQVGDRFVLNVLEDGNYSKLMQHFLKRFAPGADRFEGVKTQISSSGAPILTEALAFMECEVMSRMECADHWIIYAIAEEGRVSKPDALTAAHHRKIGNHY
- the rsmG gene encoding 16S rRNA (guanine(527)-N(7))-methyltransferase RsmG; translated protein: MPHFSHLFEQWQSTLNWLPNPEQLAQFEKLYELVLEGNSKQNLTRIIAPDDFWEKHLWDSLRGVLAYWDRENIKLIDIGTGAGFPGLPIAIAKPSWQVTLVDSKQKKVAFVQQTIQDLQLSNAISLAGRVEELNQTSGYSKKYDLAVVRAVGKPDICASYCLPFLKRSGTAILYRGQWLPEESEQIDLFCQEQELQVVKQDRFQTPLTAGIRHSVYLSPRSTSISNS
- the ppk1 gene encoding polyphosphate kinase 1, which translates into the protein MTKPKRDLSKKNLEADVEIPVDLPVEVLPHLESVGEANKVLLELEQSINQPINKRPEKTIDRSLYFFNRELSWIAFNKRVLHEGVDSRTPLLERAKFCAIFSTNLDEFFMVRVAGVKKKFAEQLDIITDDGLKPDKQLLAIRDALVPLVTMQHEFFENTLRPELHKHGVKLLDYKNIDKKHQHYLTTYFREKLFPVLTPLAVDPAHPFPYISNLSLNLVVLVRDRETGEENFARVKVPNVLPRFVRIPETKDHTFVPLEQVIAHNLDSLFPGMEILSYYPFRITRDAELDIEEEEADDLISALQEELRKQKFGSVVRMEIANDVPLAIRQELIDQLGITEADVYDIPGLIGLGDLMAISFLPLPKYQDQPWKSVTHPRLKESDEHKNIFDIIREGDFLVHHPYQSFTTTVQRFIEEAANDPQVLAIKQTLYRTSGDSPIVHALIRAAENGKQVAVLVELKARFDEANNILWARKLENAGVHVVYGLKNLKTHTKTALVVRQEGDRLVRYVHIGTGNYNPKTARFYSDLGIFSCCDDLGADLTDLFNYLTGYSRQREYRKLLVAPVNMREKFLHLIYREIEHQKQGYPSYIIAKMNSLVDPEIISALYEASQVGVNVDLIIRGMCCLRPKVKGLSDRIRVISVIGRFLEHSRIFYFSNGGDEQVYIGSADWMPRNLDARVEVVTPVEELSLVKELKQILEIVLADNRQTWDLKSDGTYIQRHPKDGEPEMSSQKHFMSQGRPEFA
- a CDS encoding DUF6761 family protein, giving the protein MLQDAIAIRHYQKITDSLVEMSERGYRSTDEMRLFLDGYLSALRVTNAVEVHNIHRLEEEVIRFLYDSSNFESPYEFEMEVERGER
- a CDS encoding glutathione peroxidase, giving the protein MSTLYDFKITNIDGQPVDLAKYKGKVALVVNVASKCGYTKQYKGLESLYREYKDQGFEILGFPSNDFGAQEPGTESEIKSFCSLTYDVTFDMFSKVKVKGADMTDAYKYLTETTGSQVQWNFNKFLVDKEGKVVKYYPSSVAPEDAGLRQDIESLLSK